A stretch of Salvelinus alpinus chromosome 4, SLU_Salpinus.1, whole genome shotgun sequence DNA encodes these proteins:
- the LOC139572490 gene encoding sperm acrosome membrane-associated protein 4-like, translated as MSQLLCHLLLLCLVPSVVPLFCFTCVFPAISPLDCIKFPQKCPPGQLCLSSKAVGKRGEFSVTLYDKSCVLSALCGLTGEKYAMGLNFTFTNECCSTHLCNGAASPSALYWTGSALSLLSFTLSL; from the exons ATGTCGCAGCTTCTATGCCATCTGCTTTTACTGTGTCTGGTACCATCTGTGG TTCCTCTGTTTTGCTTCACCTGTGTCTTCCCTGCCATCTCCCCACTGGACTGTATCAAGTTCCCTCAGAAGTGTCCTCCAGGTCAGCTATGTCTGTCCAGCAAAGCTGTGGGGAAGCGCG GAGAGTTCAGTGTGACGCTCTACGATAAGAGCTGTGTCCTCTCCGCCCTGTGTGGCCTGACTGGTGAGAAGTACGCAATGGGCCTCAACTTCACCTTTACCAATGAATGCTGTTCTACCCACCTGTGTAATGGAGCTGCATCCCCCTCTGCCCTCTACTGGActggctctgctctctctctcctctcattcactcTCTCACTGTGA
- the LOC139573805 gene encoding retroviral integration site protein Fli-1 homolog isoform X4: MHMKGEMTSPGSFSQASEESQEPTEPEWAGPGPQNPGKRGDHINGTSRESPVDCSVTKRSRHMSSNDGGQVAYQASYPEPRSSPQTATPPNSATEEKRVIVPADPEVWTQDHVRQWLDWAIKEYSLEEVDIMHFHTLEGKALCKMTKEDMMRLTSAYNTDILLGHLNYLRQSSPTFSYPTTPTNNTQQQPRLQVKSENSYEEIGRRNSWPSNPMPPPVPKGSPMEHQHSTRVTEPPPRSVQDPYQALGPISSRLANPGSGQIQLWQFLLELLSDSNNSSIITWEGTNGEFKMTDPDEVAKRWGERKSKPNMNYDKLSRALRYYYDKNIMTKVHGKRYAYKFDFQGISQAHQSHGGEGGIVKYQTEVSYAQPYHSHQPKMNFMNTHAAPMPVSPGNFFGPSTTYWNSTTSPMYPGSPMPRHPGTHSHLSSYY, encoded by the exons ATGCACATGAAGGGCGAGATGACGTCACCGGGAAGCTTCAGTCAGGCCTCCGAAGAGAGCCAAGAACCCACCGAGCCGGAGTGGGCCGGGCCGGGACCACAGAACCCTGGGAAGAGAGGAGATCACATCAACGGAACCAG TCGTGAGTCCCCTGTGGACTGCAGTGTGACCAAACGCTCCCGACACATGAGCAGCAACGATGGTGGTCAGGTGGCCTACCAGGCCTCATACCCCGAGCCCCGCTCCAGCCCCCAGACCGCCACCCCGCCCAACAGCGccacagaggagaagagagtcaTAGTGCCCGCAG ACCCTGAGGTGTGGACCCAGGACCATGTGCGCCAGTGGCTGGACTGGGCCATCAAGGAGTACAGCCTGGAGGAGGTGGACATCATGCACTTCCACACACTGGAGGGCAAGGCCCTCTGCAAGATGACCAAGGAGGATATGATGCGCCTCACGTCCGCCTACAACACAGACATCCTGCTCGGCCACCTCAATTACCTCCGGCAGA GCAGCCCTACTTTCTCCTACCCCACAACTCCAACCAACAACACACAGCAACAACCCAGACTACAGGTTAAATCAG AGAACAGTTATGAGGAGATAGGCAGAAGGAACAGCTGGCCATCGAACCCAATGCCACCTCCAGTACCCAAAG GTTCTCCCATGGAGCACCAACACAGCACCAGAGTCACAGAGCCTCCACCGAGAAGTGTGCAAG ACCCATACCAAGCATTAGGTCCCATCAGCAGTCGTCTAGCCAACCCAG GCTCTGGACAGATCCAGCTGTGGCAGTTCCTGCTGGAGCTGCTGTCGGACAGCAACAACTCCAGCATCATCACCTGGGAGGGCACCAACGGCGAGTTCAAGATGACCGACCCGGACGAGGTGGCCAAGCGTTGGGGCGAGCGCAAGAGCAAGCCCAACATGAACTACGACAAGCTGAGCCGCGCCCTTCGCTACTATTACGACAAGAACATCATGACCAAGGTGCACGGCAAGCGCTACGCCTACAAGTTTGACTTCCAGGGCATCTCACAGGCCCACCAGAGCCACGGCGGAGAAGGGGGCATTGTTAAGTATCAGACTGAGGTATCTTATGCCCAGCcctaccacagccaccagccaaAAATGAACTTCATGAACACACATGCCGCCCCTATGCCCGTGTCCCCTGGGAACTTTTTCGGGCCGTCTACAACTTACTGGAACTCAACAACCAGCCCAATGTATCCGGGGTCTCCCATGCCAAGGCACCCGGGGACTCACTCCCACCTGAGCTCATACTATTGA
- the LOC139573805 gene encoding retroviral integration site protein Fli-1 homolog isoform X3, giving the protein MHMKGEMTSPGSFSQASEESQEPTEPEWAGPGPQNPGKRGDHINGTSRESPVDCSVTKRSRHMSSNDGGQVAYQASYPEPRSSPQTATPPNSATEEKRVIVPADPEVWTQDHVRQWLDWAIKEYSLEEVDIMHFHTLEGKALCKMTKEDMMRLTSAYNTDILLGHLNYLRQSSPTFSYPTTPTNNTQQQPRLQVKSENSYEEIGRRNSWPSNPMPPPVPKGSPMEHQHSTRVTEPPPRSVQDPYQALGPISSRLANPEGQALHSKNRTSKHSSYRLPDPSAHRPVGSGQIQLWQFLLELLSDSNNSSIITWEGTNGEFKMTDPDEVAKRWGERKSKPNMNYDKLSRALRYYYDKNIMTKVHGKRYAYKFDFQGISQAHQSHGGEGGIVKYQTEVSYAQPYHSHQPKMNFMNTHAAPMPVSPGNFFGPSTTYWNSTTSPMYPGSPMPRHPGTHSHLSSYY; this is encoded by the exons ATGCACATGAAGGGCGAGATGACGTCACCGGGAAGCTTCAGTCAGGCCTCCGAAGAGAGCCAAGAACCCACCGAGCCGGAGTGGGCCGGGCCGGGACCACAGAACCCTGGGAAGAGAGGAGATCACATCAACGGAACCAG TCGTGAGTCCCCTGTGGACTGCAGTGTGACCAAACGCTCCCGACACATGAGCAGCAACGATGGTGGTCAGGTGGCCTACCAGGCCTCATACCCCGAGCCCCGCTCCAGCCCCCAGACCGCCACCCCGCCCAACAGCGccacagaggagaagagagtcaTAGTGCCCGCAG ACCCTGAGGTGTGGACCCAGGACCATGTGCGCCAGTGGCTGGACTGGGCCATCAAGGAGTACAGCCTGGAGGAGGTGGACATCATGCACTTCCACACACTGGAGGGCAAGGCCCTCTGCAAGATGACCAAGGAGGATATGATGCGCCTCACGTCCGCCTACAACACAGACATCCTGCTCGGCCACCTCAATTACCTCCGGCAGA GCAGCCCTACTTTCTCCTACCCCACAACTCCAACCAACAACACACAGCAACAACCCAGACTACAGGTTAAATCAG AGAACAGTTATGAGGAGATAGGCAGAAGGAACAGCTGGCCATCGAACCCAATGCCACCTCCAGTACCCAAAG GTTCTCCCATGGAGCACCAACACAGCACCAGAGTCACAGAGCCTCCACCGAGAAGTGTGCAAG ACCCATACCAAGCATTAGGTCCCATCAGCAGTCGTCTAGCCAACCCAG AAGGGCAGGCCCTCCACTCCAAGAACCGAACAAGCAAACACAGTTCATACAGGCTGCCTGACCCCAGCGCTCACAGGcctgtgg GCTCTGGACAGATCCAGCTGTGGCAGTTCCTGCTGGAGCTGCTGTCGGACAGCAACAACTCCAGCATCATCACCTGGGAGGGCACCAACGGCGAGTTCAAGATGACCGACCCGGACGAGGTGGCCAAGCGTTGGGGCGAGCGCAAGAGCAAGCCCAACATGAACTACGACAAGCTGAGCCGCGCCCTTCGCTACTATTACGACAAGAACATCATGACCAAGGTGCACGGCAAGCGCTACGCCTACAAGTTTGACTTCCAGGGCATCTCACAGGCCCACCAGAGCCACGGCGGAGAAGGGGGCATTGTTAAGTATCAGACTGAGGTATCTTATGCCCAGCcctaccacagccaccagccaaAAATGAACTTCATGAACACACATGCCGCCCCTATGCCCGTGTCCCCTGGGAACTTTTTCGGGCCGTCTACAACTTACTGGAACTCAACAACCAGCCCAATGTATCCGGGGTCTCCCATGCCAAGGCACCCGGGGACTCACTCCCACCTGAGCTCATACTATTGA
- the LOC139573805 gene encoding retroviral integration site protein Fli-1 homolog isoform X1, with amino-acid sequence MDCTIKEALSVVSEDQSIFESPFPAATTMHMKGEMTSPGSFSQASEESQEPTEPEWAGPGPQNPGKRGDHINGTSRESPVDCSVTKRSRHMSSNDGGQVAYQASYPEPRSSPQTATPPNSATEEKRVIVPADPEVWTQDHVRQWLDWAIKEYSLEEVDIMHFHTLEGKALCKMTKEDMMRLTSAYNTDILLGHLNYLRQSSPTFSYPTTPTNNTQQQPRLQVKSENSYEEIGRRNSWPSNPMPPPVPKGSPMEHQHSTRVTEPPPRSVQDPYQALGPISSRLANPEGQALHSKNRTSKHSSYRLPDPSAHRPVGSGQIQLWQFLLELLSDSNNSSIITWEGTNGEFKMTDPDEVAKRWGERKSKPNMNYDKLSRALRYYYDKNIMTKVHGKRYAYKFDFQGISQAHQSHGGEGGIVKYQTEVSYAQPYHSHQPKMNFMNTHAAPMPVSPGNFFGPSTTYWNSTTSPMYPGSPMPRHPGTHSHLSSYY; translated from the exons GAAGCACTGTCCGTGGTGAGCGAGGACCAGTCCATTTTCGAGTCGCCCTTCCCTGCCGCCACGACCATGCACATGAAGGGCGAGATGACGTCACCGGGAAGCTTCAGTCAGGCCTCCGAAGAGAGCCAAGAACCCACCGAGCCGGAGTGGGCCGGGCCGGGACCACAGAACCCTGGGAAGAGAGGAGATCACATCAACGGAACCAG TCGTGAGTCCCCTGTGGACTGCAGTGTGACCAAACGCTCCCGACACATGAGCAGCAACGATGGTGGTCAGGTGGCCTACCAGGCCTCATACCCCGAGCCCCGCTCCAGCCCCCAGACCGCCACCCCGCCCAACAGCGccacagaggagaagagagtcaTAGTGCCCGCAG ACCCTGAGGTGTGGACCCAGGACCATGTGCGCCAGTGGCTGGACTGGGCCATCAAGGAGTACAGCCTGGAGGAGGTGGACATCATGCACTTCCACACACTGGAGGGCAAGGCCCTCTGCAAGATGACCAAGGAGGATATGATGCGCCTCACGTCCGCCTACAACACAGACATCCTGCTCGGCCACCTCAATTACCTCCGGCAGA GCAGCCCTACTTTCTCCTACCCCACAACTCCAACCAACAACACACAGCAACAACCCAGACTACAGGTTAAATCAG AGAACAGTTATGAGGAGATAGGCAGAAGGAACAGCTGGCCATCGAACCCAATGCCACCTCCAGTACCCAAAG GTTCTCCCATGGAGCACCAACACAGCACCAGAGTCACAGAGCCTCCACCGAGAAGTGTGCAAG ACCCATACCAAGCATTAGGTCCCATCAGCAGTCGTCTAGCCAACCCAG AAGGGCAGGCCCTCCACTCCAAGAACCGAACAAGCAAACACAGTTCATACAGGCTGCCTGACCCCAGCGCTCACAGGcctgtgg GCTCTGGACAGATCCAGCTGTGGCAGTTCCTGCTGGAGCTGCTGTCGGACAGCAACAACTCCAGCATCATCACCTGGGAGGGCACCAACGGCGAGTTCAAGATGACCGACCCGGACGAGGTGGCCAAGCGTTGGGGCGAGCGCAAGAGCAAGCCCAACATGAACTACGACAAGCTGAGCCGCGCCCTTCGCTACTATTACGACAAGAACATCATGACCAAGGTGCACGGCAAGCGCTACGCCTACAAGTTTGACTTCCAGGGCATCTCACAGGCCCACCAGAGCCACGGCGGAGAAGGGGGCATTGTTAAGTATCAGACTGAGGTATCTTATGCCCAGCcctaccacagccaccagccaaAAATGAACTTCATGAACACACATGCCGCCCCTATGCCCGTGTCCCCTGGGAACTTTTTCGGGCCGTCTACAACTTACTGGAACTCAACAACCAGCCCAATGTATCCGGGGTCTCCCATGCCAAGGCACCCGGGGACTCACTCCCACCTGAGCTCATACTATTGA
- the LOC139573805 gene encoding retroviral integration site protein Fli-1 homolog isoform X2 → MDCTIKEALSVVSEDQSIFESPFPAATTMHMKGEMTSPGSFSQASEESQEPTEPEWAGPGPQNPGKRGDHINGTSRESPVDCSVTKRSRHMSSNDGGQVAYQASYPEPRSSPQTATPPNSATEEKRVIVPADPEVWTQDHVRQWLDWAIKEYSLEEVDIMHFHTLEGKALCKMTKEDMMRLTSAYNTDILLGHLNYLRQSSPTFSYPTTPTNNTQQQPRLQVKSENSYEEIGRRNSWPSNPMPPPVPKGSPMEHQHSTRVTEPPPRSVQDPYQALGPISSRLANPGSGQIQLWQFLLELLSDSNNSSIITWEGTNGEFKMTDPDEVAKRWGERKSKPNMNYDKLSRALRYYYDKNIMTKVHGKRYAYKFDFQGISQAHQSHGGEGGIVKYQTEVSYAQPYHSHQPKMNFMNTHAAPMPVSPGNFFGPSTTYWNSTTSPMYPGSPMPRHPGTHSHLSSYY, encoded by the exons GAAGCACTGTCCGTGGTGAGCGAGGACCAGTCCATTTTCGAGTCGCCCTTCCCTGCCGCCACGACCATGCACATGAAGGGCGAGATGACGTCACCGGGAAGCTTCAGTCAGGCCTCCGAAGAGAGCCAAGAACCCACCGAGCCGGAGTGGGCCGGGCCGGGACCACAGAACCCTGGGAAGAGAGGAGATCACATCAACGGAACCAG TCGTGAGTCCCCTGTGGACTGCAGTGTGACCAAACGCTCCCGACACATGAGCAGCAACGATGGTGGTCAGGTGGCCTACCAGGCCTCATACCCCGAGCCCCGCTCCAGCCCCCAGACCGCCACCCCGCCCAACAGCGccacagaggagaagagagtcaTAGTGCCCGCAG ACCCTGAGGTGTGGACCCAGGACCATGTGCGCCAGTGGCTGGACTGGGCCATCAAGGAGTACAGCCTGGAGGAGGTGGACATCATGCACTTCCACACACTGGAGGGCAAGGCCCTCTGCAAGATGACCAAGGAGGATATGATGCGCCTCACGTCCGCCTACAACACAGACATCCTGCTCGGCCACCTCAATTACCTCCGGCAGA GCAGCCCTACTTTCTCCTACCCCACAACTCCAACCAACAACACACAGCAACAACCCAGACTACAGGTTAAATCAG AGAACAGTTATGAGGAGATAGGCAGAAGGAACAGCTGGCCATCGAACCCAATGCCACCTCCAGTACCCAAAG GTTCTCCCATGGAGCACCAACACAGCACCAGAGTCACAGAGCCTCCACCGAGAAGTGTGCAAG ACCCATACCAAGCATTAGGTCCCATCAGCAGTCGTCTAGCCAACCCAG GCTCTGGACAGATCCAGCTGTGGCAGTTCCTGCTGGAGCTGCTGTCGGACAGCAACAACTCCAGCATCATCACCTGGGAGGGCACCAACGGCGAGTTCAAGATGACCGACCCGGACGAGGTGGCCAAGCGTTGGGGCGAGCGCAAGAGCAAGCCCAACATGAACTACGACAAGCTGAGCCGCGCCCTTCGCTACTATTACGACAAGAACATCATGACCAAGGTGCACGGCAAGCGCTACGCCTACAAGTTTGACTTCCAGGGCATCTCACAGGCCCACCAGAGCCACGGCGGAGAAGGGGGCATTGTTAAGTATCAGACTGAGGTATCTTATGCCCAGCcctaccacagccaccagccaaAAATGAACTTCATGAACACACATGCCGCCCCTATGCCCGTGTCCCCTGGGAACTTTTTCGGGCCGTCTACAACTTACTGGAACTCAACAACCAGCCCAATGTATCCGGGGTCTCCCATGCCAAGGCACCCGGGGACTCACTCCCACCTGAGCTCATACTATTGA